One Cohnella candidum genomic region harbors:
- a CDS encoding methyl-accepting chemotaxis protein, translated as MAQEPTERGSDKKLFMYVGVARLDQPGAVQIGIEPQEYQKVVDAINLQDMIKKHAYEETGITFIADPQGNILAHPDASLIGKSVSSLGIEASQFSSEHGSFEYRDNGNVRFLAYKKAPNGNWLAASVEKQDYFRQLDKLLVQFLIIGACVLLLAAICTLYFAKRNVEKPIKEIQRAMDSIAHGDLTVELSTKRKDELGVMYTHLNEMSTRLRELIGQIMLNAGQVAAASQQISASSEEIASSSTEQANATGVMDRLFQELSSAMNVVASNAEQAAELAEKSVRVAGDGGKIVHASIESMDQVNRQMALLAQDSGKIGEIIEVIDEIADQTNLLALNAAIEAARAGEQGRGFAVVADEVRKLAERSSEATRQITSIISGMQKNTETSVAAVGESVLQSRKTEQAFEEIVRGINESAQKVTEIAAASEQQAAQTAEVMQSIGTMATASEESAAASEETAASSQSLAQLADELNTAVSAFKI; from the coding sequence ATGGCTCAGGAGCCTACCGAGCGCGGATCGGACAAAAAGCTGTTCATGTATGTCGGCGTCGCCCGGTTGGATCAACCGGGAGCGGTTCAGATCGGAATCGAACCTCAGGAATACCAGAAGGTCGTCGATGCGATCAATCTGCAGGACATGATTAAGAAGCATGCCTACGAGGAGACCGGCATCACCTTCATCGCGGATCCGCAAGGGAACATTCTGGCACACCCCGACGCAAGCCTGATCGGCAAATCCGTGTCCTCGCTCGGCATCGAGGCTTCCCAGTTCAGCAGCGAGCATGGCAGCTTTGAATATCGGGACAACGGCAACGTTCGATTCTTGGCTTATAAGAAAGCGCCGAACGGGAATTGGTTGGCGGCCAGCGTAGAGAAGCAGGATTATTTCCGCCAGTTGGACAAGCTCCTGGTGCAGTTCCTGATCATCGGTGCATGCGTTCTCCTCCTCGCCGCCATATGCACGCTTTATTTCGCCAAACGCAACGTGGAGAAACCGATCAAAGAAATCCAGCGGGCGATGGACAGCATTGCCCATGGCGATCTCACCGTCGAACTGTCCACGAAACGCAAAGATGAGCTGGGAGTCATGTACACCCATTTGAACGAGATGAGCACCCGCTTAAGAGAGCTCATCGGTCAAATCATGCTGAACGCCGGGCAGGTCGCCGCCGCGTCACAGCAAATCTCCGCGAGTTCCGAGGAGATCGCGAGCAGCAGCACGGAGCAGGCGAACGCGACCGGGGTCATGGACAGGCTGTTCCAAGAGCTCTCTTCCGCGATGAACGTCGTGGCTTCCAATGCGGAGCAGGCGGCAGAGTTGGCAGAGAAATCGGTCCGCGTGGCCGGCGACGGCGGCAAAATCGTGCACGCTTCGATTGAGAGCATGGATCAGGTGAACCGGCAGATGGCACTGCTGGCGCAAGACTCGGGTAAAATCGGCGAAATCATCGAGGTGATCGACGAAATCGCCGACCAGACCAATCTGCTGGCATTGAATGCCGCCATCGAAGCGGCGAGAGCCGGGGAGCAAGGCAGGGGTTTCGCGGTCGTCGCCGACGAGGTGCGGAAGTTGGCGGAGCGCAGCAGCGAAGCTACTCGGCAGATCACGTCCATCATTTCCGGCATGCAGAAGAATACGGAGACGAGTGTCGCGGCGGTCGGGGAGAGCGTGCTCCAATCCCGGAAAACGGAGCAGGCTTTCGAGGAGATCGTCCGCGGAATCAACGAATCCGCGCAGAAGGTGACCGAAATCGCGGCAGCCAGCGAACAGCAGGCGGCGCAGACCGCGGAAGTGATGCAATCGATCGGAACGATGGCGACCGCGAGCGAGGAATCGGCGGCGGCCTCCGAGGAGACGGCGGCATCCTCGCAGTCGCTGGCACAGCTTGCAGATGAATTGAATACGGCCGTGTCCGCATTTAAAATATAG
- a CDS encoding cysteine hydrolase family protein, producing MKISQNTALILIDVQKFFDEPERGERNNPDAELKMAALLGAWRQTGRPIVHIQHISNPSLPHNTGREIKDIVAPLAGEPLFVKSVNSAFIGTNLESHLRDAGIETLVIVGLTTDHCVSTTTRMAKNLGFNPYLVSDATATFERESFDGKRYGPEEIHNLALVSLHEEFATIVKTRKILDALEG from the coding sequence ATGAAAATTTCGCAAAACACAGCCTTGATCCTGATCGACGTGCAAAAATTTTTCGACGAACCGGAGCGGGGGGAACGGAACAACCCGGACGCGGAACTGAAGATGGCGGCGCTGCTGGGTGCTTGGAGACAGACGGGCCGGCCGATCGTCCACATCCAGCATATCAGCAACCCTTCCTTGCCCCACAATACGGGACGGGAGATCAAGGATATCGTCGCGCCTCTTGCGGGCGAGCCGTTATTCGTCAAAAGCGTCAACAGCGCATTCATCGGCACGAACCTGGAAAGCCATCTTCGGGACGCCGGCATTGAAACGCTCGTCATCGTAGGTTTGACCACCGATCATTGCGTCTCGACGACGACCCGGATGGCCAAAAATCTCGGCTTCAATCCTTATCTGGTTTCCGATGCCACAGCCACCTTCGAACGGGAAAGCTTCGACGGCAAGCGATACGGGCCGGAGGAAATCCATAACCTGGCGCTCGTGAGCCTGCATGAGGAATTCGCGACGATCGTGAAGACGAGAAAGATTTTGGACGCATTGGAAGGGTAA
- a CDS encoding D-2-hydroxyacid dehydrogenase, with amino-acid sequence MKTILCLHSLPEDQRELIRREASDCRIIFSPDEPAEERDYREAEIVFGWDRRAKEFLLQGDAKLRWMQSGSSGIDSYPLKQLEDRGVILTDASGVHARSVSETVLAMMLGLSRGIAAAMENKPDGRWESPATMAEMNGSTAAVVGAGQIGRETARLARAFDMKVIGIRRSGGESPEFDETHDLSRLEEALRQADYVVNILPLTDETRHLFDAERFAQMKKGAYFINVGRGASVRTEDLVRALESGHLAGAGLDVFEQEPLPADHPLWRLPNVILTPHNAGGMTERNRERLTQLFVSNLKLYLAGQADALRNLVDYRQQY; translated from the coding sequence TTGAAAACGATCTTGTGTCTGCACAGCTTGCCGGAAGACCAACGGGAACTCATCCGCCGCGAAGCCTCCGATTGCCGCATCATCTTCTCGCCGGATGAACCGGCGGAGGAGCGCGACTACCGGGAAGCGGAAATCGTGTTCGGCTGGGATCGTCGCGCGAAGGAATTCCTGCTTCAGGGAGACGCCAAGCTCCGTTGGATGCAAAGCGGTTCTTCCGGGATCGACAGCTATCCTCTGAAGCAATTGGAGGACCGCGGCGTCATCCTGACCGACGCCAGCGGCGTGCATGCCCGCTCGGTATCTGAAACCGTGCTCGCGATGATGCTTGGATTGTCGCGCGGTATCGCAGCCGCGATGGAGAACAAGCCCGACGGTCGATGGGAAAGTCCTGCGACGATGGCCGAGATGAACGGCAGCACGGCCGCCGTCGTCGGCGCCGGTCAGATCGGCCGTGAGACGGCGCGCCTGGCCAGGGCCTTCGACATGAAGGTCATCGGCATTCGCAGATCCGGCGGAGAATCCCCGGAATTCGATGAGACACACGATCTGTCCCGTCTAGAAGAAGCGCTGAGGCAAGCCGACTACGTCGTTAACATTCTGCCGCTGACAGACGAAACCCGGCATCTGTTCGATGCCGAACGGTTTGCGCAGATGAAGAAAGGCGCCTACTTCATCAACGTCGGTCGCGGGGCGAGCGTACGGACGGAGGATCTGGTCCGCGCGCTCGAGTCCGGCCATCTGGCTGGCGCCGGCCTCGACGTGTTCGAGCAGGAGCCGCTCCCGGCCGACCATCCGTTGTGGAGGTTGCCGAACGTCATCCTCACCCCGCACAACGCAGGGGGTATGACAGAACGGAACCGCGAACGGCTGACTCAGTTGTTCGTCTCCAACCTGAAGCTGTACTTGGCCGGCCAAGCCGACGCCCTTCGCAATCTCGTGGATTACCGCCAGCAGTACTAA
- a CDS encoding LysR family transcriptional regulator has protein sequence MEVRQFQSFKAVVELNGFTKAAHALQYSQASITSHIQQLEDEIGAPLFDRLGKQIQLTAIGRELYAHVTELLTAYTKIKHLSSDGADLKGELRIGAAETMTVHKLGPVLSRFRKDYPGVTFSLVNENCHVMREKIHSGELDIAITMEPKVEDPQLVTEVCAEVPLVFVGESGHVLGSIDEAEGQCLIFSEKDCSLRKFFERNMAERGISTANHLEFTSMETMKQCVVSGLGISLMPYPAVENLLRENRMKLIPAAGEQPVFYGQISYHKNKWLSKAHRRFIEMVLEA, from the coding sequence ATCGAGGTCCGCCAATTCCAATCGTTCAAAGCCGTCGTCGAGCTGAACGGTTTCACGAAAGCCGCGCATGCGCTGCAATATTCTCAAGCGTCCATCACCTCTCATATCCAGCAGTTGGAAGACGAGATCGGCGCTCCCCTCTTCGATCGGCTGGGCAAACAAATTCAGCTGACCGCGATCGGACGGGAGCTTTACGCTCACGTGACGGAGCTGCTGACCGCCTATACGAAAATCAAGCATCTCTCCTCCGACGGCGCCGACCTGAAAGGCGAACTCCGCATCGGTGCTGCGGAGACGATGACGGTCCATAAGCTCGGCCCGGTACTGTCCCGCTTCCGGAAAGACTATCCTGGGGTGACGTTTTCGCTGGTCAACGAGAATTGCCACGTCATGCGGGAAAAGATTCATTCCGGCGAGCTTGATATCGCCATCACCATGGAACCGAAAGTCGAAGATCCTCAGCTCGTCACGGAGGTGTGCGCGGAAGTCCCTCTGGTGTTCGTCGGGGAAAGCGGCCACGTGCTTGGATCGATTGATGAAGCCGAAGGGCAATGCTTGATTTTCAGCGAAAAGGATTGCTCGCTTCGGAAGTTTTTCGAGAGGAATATGGCGGAACGGGGCATCAGTACCGCGAATCATCTGGAGTTTACCAGCATGGAAACGATGAAGCAGTGCGTGGTCAGCGGGCTCGGCATCAGCTTGATGCCTTATCCCGCCGTGGAAAACCTGTTGCGGGAAAACCGAATGAAGCTTATCCCCGCTGCCGGCGAGCAGCCGGTCTTCTATGGGCAAATCTCCTATCATAAGAACAAGTGGCTGTCCAAAGCACACCGAAGATTTATCGAAATGGTGCTCGAAGCCTAA
- a CDS encoding nucleoside 2-deoxyribosyltransferase, with product MKPKVYMAGFEVFRTDALEVGARMKSLCAEYGFEGIFPTDKDIRPQPDKLSTAKAIFEGNLRLIEKADLIIANLNPFRGQEPDPGTVFECGYGFGLGKKLYGFLDDGRTMAEKLSPGMDAETGLYEDGMSVENFGLPVNLMLAVPAKIAEGTLEDALKLARKDILEDEMKM from the coding sequence ATGAAACCGAAAGTGTATATGGCGGGATTCGAAGTGTTCCGGACGGATGCGTTGGAAGTAGGTGCGCGGATGAAAAGTCTCTGCGCGGAATACGGCTTTGAGGGAATCTTCCCTACCGATAAAGACATCCGGCCGCAGCCGGACAAGCTCTCCACCGCGAAGGCGATTTTCGAGGGCAATCTGAGGCTGATCGAAAAGGCGGATCTCATCATTGCCAACCTGAATCCGTTCCGGGGTCAAGAACCCGACCCGGGTACCGTCTTCGAATGCGGATACGGCTTCGGCCTCGGCAAAAAGCTGTACGGTTTCCTGGACGACGGACGGACGATGGCGGAGAAGCTGAGTCCCGGCATGGACGCGGAGACCGGTCTTTACGAGGACGGCATGAGCGTGGAGAATTTCGGACTGCCCGTGAATCTCATGCTCGCCGTCCCCGCGAAGATCGCGGAGGGAACGCTGGAGGATGCGCTCAAGCTAGCGCGGAAAGACATTTTAGAGGATGAAATGAAAATGTAA
- a CDS encoding LysE family translocator — MPLPLFLKYFIFGISLAASIGPVNTAMIRQGVEKGFVTAWLVGVGGMAADFAIIVAIATGLGAVLTHGAIPLFVGCAGSLVLLYTGLQNVRHGRSRIVRPAVMDRHRVPAAVGSFLKGMLLASSNPMNFVFWLGIYGSLPSTLTPVSSIGSIFAGIAFTNALFAFAAALGKTFARPAVLRLIPLASGIVLIGYGVWTGYTVLRPYI; from the coding sequence ATGCCGTTGCCTTTGTTCCTAAAATACTTCATTTTCGGCATCTCTTTGGCGGCTTCGATCGGGCCGGTGAACACGGCCATGATTCGCCAGGGGGTCGAGAAGGGGTTCGTAACGGCATGGCTGGTGGGAGTCGGCGGCATGGCCGCCGATTTCGCCATAATCGTCGCCATCGCGACGGGGTTAGGTGCCGTTCTGACGCATGGAGCCATCCCGCTGTTCGTCGGTTGCGCGGGCTCCCTGGTACTTCTATACACGGGCTTGCAAAATGTCAGGCATGGACGGAGCCGAATCGTCCGTCCAGCGGTGATGGACAGGCATCGAGTGCCCGCGGCGGTAGGTTCGTTCCTTAAAGGAATGCTGCTGGCCTCGTCGAATCCGATGAATTTCGTATTCTGGCTCGGCATCTATGGCTCGCTTCCGTCAACCCTAACGCCAGTATCCTCCATCGGCTCCATTTTCGCCGGCATCGCCTTCACGAACGCGCTTTTCGCCTTCGCCGCCGCCCTCGGGAAAACGTTCGCGAGGCCGGCCGTGCTCCGCCTGATCCCGCTCGCTTCGGGAATCGTGCTCATCGGATACGGCGTTTGGACGGGATATACGGTGCTTCGGCCTTATATTTAA